From Halorhodospira halophila, one genomic window encodes:
- a CDS encoding TRZ/ATZ family hydrolase: MERVDTLIHARWVIPVEPSGSVLEDHGVAIRDGRIVAVAGNDELRGSYRADTQHDLGEHVLIPGLINAHTHTAMTLLRGMADDLPLMTWLTEHIWPAEQRWVSEAFVRDGSTLAMGEMLRGGVTCFNDMYFYPEVTGEAARQVGMRAQLGMIVIGVPSGYAQSLDEYLEKGLALHERFRDEPLVRTLFAPHSPYTVDDGFLGRIGEHAERLDVPVHIHVQETADEVQQSLRETGKRPLQRLEEVGLVSPRLLAVHATQLEQTEIERLAAAGAHVLHCPEANLKLASGFCPAAALTRAGVNVALGTDGVASNNDLDLIGEMRTAALLAKAVSGDAAALPAEQALAMVTINAARAFGLEEEIGSIEPGKSADLTAISLADLNQHPIYNPLSQLVYAANRQHVTDVWVAGEPRVRDGQLTTLDPAETIARAEQWRERIAAERAQ; the protein is encoded by the coding sequence ATGGAACGTGTCGACACTCTGATCCACGCCCGCTGGGTCATCCCGGTCGAGCCGAGCGGCAGCGTGCTCGAGGACCACGGGGTCGCCATCCGCGACGGACGTATCGTAGCCGTCGCCGGCAACGACGAGCTGCGCGGGAGCTACCGGGCGGATACCCAGCACGATCTCGGCGAGCACGTCCTCATCCCCGGGCTGATCAACGCCCATACGCACACCGCGATGACCCTGCTGCGCGGCATGGCCGACGACCTGCCGTTGATGACCTGGCTCACCGAGCACATCTGGCCGGCCGAGCAGCGCTGGGTCAGCGAGGCCTTCGTGCGCGACGGCAGCACCCTGGCGATGGGCGAGATGCTCCGCGGCGGGGTGACCTGCTTTAACGACATGTACTTCTACCCCGAGGTGACCGGCGAGGCCGCCCGTCAGGTGGGCATGCGTGCCCAGCTCGGGATGATCGTCATCGGCGTACCCAGCGGCTACGCGCAGAGCCTGGACGAGTACCTGGAAAAGGGCCTGGCGCTGCACGAGCGTTTCCGCGACGAGCCGCTGGTGCGCACCCTGTTCGCGCCCCACTCGCCCTACACCGTGGATGACGGGTTCCTGGGGCGGATCGGCGAGCACGCCGAGCGCCTGGACGTTCCCGTACACATCCACGTCCAGGAGACCGCGGACGAGGTCCAGCAGAGCCTGCGCGAAACCGGCAAGCGCCCCCTGCAGCGCCTCGAGGAGGTCGGCCTGGTCTCACCGCGGCTGCTCGCCGTGCACGCCACACAGCTCGAGCAGACCGAGATCGAACGCCTGGCCGCCGCCGGCGCGCACGTGCTGCACTGCCCGGAGGCCAACCTGAAACTGGCCAGCGGCTTCTGCCCGGCAGCCGCACTGACCCGCGCCGGTGTCAACGTCGCCCTGGGCACCGACGGTGTGGCCAGCAACAACGACCTCGACCTCATCGGCGAGATGCGCACCGCCGCCCTGCTGGCCAAGGCGGTCTCCGGCGATGCCGCCGCCCTGCCCGCCGAGCAGGCGCTGGCCATGGTGACCATCAACGCCGCGCGCGCCTTCGGCCTGGAGGAGGAGATCGGCTCCATCGAACCCGGCAAGTCGGCGGACCTGACCGCCATCTCGCTGGCCGATCTCAACCAGCACCCGATCTACAACCCCCTCTCGCAGCTGGTCTACGCCGCCAACCGCCAGCACGTCACCGACGTCTGGGTGGCCGGCGAGCCCCGCGTGCGCGACGGGCAGCTGACCACGCTGGACCCGGCCGAGACCATTGCCCGGGCCGAGCAGTGGCGGGAACGGATCGCAGCGGAGCGGGCTCAGTGA
- the ubiG gene encoding bifunctional 2-polyprenyl-6-hydroxyphenol methylase/3-demethylubiquinol 3-O-methyltransferase UbiG, whose product MNQADPGSERNEDTRETAQFDATGDWWEPDGSQRALHDINPVRLEWLEARLDGLAGKRILDVGAGGGLLAEAMARRGAQVLGIDTARQALQTAKLHALEAEITGVDYRQCTVEELAEEAQRGEVEPFDAVVCMEMIEHTPRPESVVAAIATLLRDGGDACFSTINRTLRAYALAIVGAEYILGLLPRGTHQHERFVRPSELTRWGRPQGLVLQEVTGLGYNPFTRTAWLKQDTSVNYFAHLRKH is encoded by the coding sequence ATGAACCAGGCCGACCCGGGCAGCGAGCGCAACGAGGACACCCGCGAAACAGCGCAGTTCGATGCCACCGGCGACTGGTGGGAGCCGGACGGCAGCCAGCGGGCCCTGCACGACATCAACCCGGTGCGCCTGGAGTGGCTGGAGGCACGGCTCGACGGGCTGGCCGGCAAGCGCATCCTCGATGTCGGCGCCGGCGGCGGCCTGCTGGCCGAGGCCATGGCGCGCCGCGGCGCCCAGGTACTCGGCATCGACACAGCCCGCCAGGCACTGCAGACCGCCAAGCTGCACGCGCTGGAGGCGGAGATCACCGGCGTCGACTACCGCCAGTGCACGGTGGAAGAACTGGCCGAGGAGGCGCAGCGCGGGGAGGTCGAACCCTTCGACGCCGTGGTCTGCATGGAGATGATCGAACACACCCCGCGCCCGGAGTCGGTGGTGGCCGCCATCGCCACGCTACTGCGCGACGGCGGCGATGCCTGCTTCTCGACCATCAACCGCACCCTGCGTGCCTACGCCCTGGCCATCGTCGGCGCCGAATACATCCTCGGTCTGCTGCCCCGGGGCACGCACCAGCATGAGCGCTTCGTGCGCCCCTCGGAGCTGACCCGCTGGGGGCGCCCCCAAGGGCTGGTACTCCAGGAGGTCACGGGGCTGGGCTACAACCCATTCACCCGCACGGCGTGGCTGAAGCAGGACACCTCGGTGAACTACTTCGCCCACCTGCGCAAGCATTGA